A single region of the Brachypodium distachyon strain Bd21 chromosome 3, Brachypodium_distachyon_v3.0, whole genome shotgun sequence genome encodes:
- the LOC100832278 gene encoding chromatin assembly factor 1 subunit FAS2 homolog codes for MPERKSAPYLASGADGGGIILWKLHPADDGEAWKIHKTLLFHHKDVLDLQWSHDSAFLVSASVDNTCIIWEASKGSVHQKLEGHLHYVQGVAWDPLDQYIASLSSDRTCKICANKPQGKSKNAERLNFVCQHTLVKVEYQNHDESKPPIKSHLFHDETLPSFFRRLAWSPDGSFLVLPAGLSKHSSEVINTAYIMSRRDLSRPTLQLPGASKAIVAVRFCPVLFKPRGSNPDGLFKLPYRVVFAVATLNSLYVYDTESVPPILVHAGLHYVAITDIAWSSDAKYLAVSSRDGYCTIIEFENEELGELHILPRSKEVAKGTLTPETKKPLTPETKKPVSADSMNVDISASKLKMEASPVAVGVRAPLLPTENITRTGELAEGNVTCENKKPVTVDTMEVDVDDNKVKEATIPVAAEVTPPPVPTKNSASSKPAKRRITPIAIN; via the exons ATGCCAGAGAGAAAATCAGCTCCA TATCTCGCCTCCGGTGCTGATG GTGGCGGCATCATCCTCTGGAAACTGCATCCCGCTGACGACGGCGAGGCATGGAAAATTCACAAGACGTTGCT ATTCCATCATAAGGATGTTCTTGACCTCCAGTGGTCACATGACAGCGCATTCCTTGTTTCTGCATCAGTTGACAACACTTGCATAATTTGGGAAGCTAGTAAAG GCTCGGTGCATCAAAAGCTAGAGGGGCATCTGCATTATGTTCAGGGTGTGGCGTGGGATCCTTTGGACCAGTACATAGCTTCACTGAGTTCTGACAGAACATGTAAAATATGTGCAAATAAGCCTCAGGGCAAATCCAAGAATGCGGAGAGGTTGAACTTTGTTTGCCAGCATACACTAGTGAAGGTAGAATATCAGAATCATGATGAATCTAAG CCACCAATTAAATCTCATTTGTTTCATGATGAGACACTACCATCTTTCTTCCGGAGGTTGGCATGGTCACCTGATGGATCTTTTCTAGTACTGCCAGCAG GCCTTTCTAAACACTCTTCCGAAGTGATTAATACTGCTTATATAATGTCCAGGCGTGACCTCTCAAG GCCTACACTACAACTCCCTGGGGCCAGTAAAGCTATAGTAGCAGTACGCTTTTGCCCTGTGCTATTCAAACCACGTGGTTCTAACCCAG ATGGTCTCTTTAAGCTTCCTTATAGAGTTGTTTTTGCTGTTGCTACTTTGAACTCTCTGTATGTCTATGATACAGAAAGTGTTCCTCCAATTCTAGTCCATGCTGGTCTACACTATGTTGCCATTACCGATATTGCATG GTCTTCTGATGCTAAGTACTTGGCAGTGTCATCACGAGATGGCTACTGTACTATAATAGAGTTTGAGAATGAGGAACTGGGAGAGCTTCACATTCTCCCTA GATCAAAGGAAGTTGCTAAAGGGACTTTGACACCTGAGACCAAGAAGCCTTTGACACCTGAGACCAAGAAGCCTGTATCTGCAGATAGCATGAATGTTGATATTAGTGCCAGCAAGCTTAAGATGGAAGCCAGCCCTGTGGCTGTAGGAGTTAGAGCACCACTGCTGCCAACCGAGAACATCACAA GAACAGGGGAGCTTGCTGAAGGAAATGTGACCTGTGAAAACAAGAAGCCGGTAACAGTAGACACTATGGAAGTAGATGTCGATGATAACAAAGTCAAGGAGGCAACCATTCCCGTGGCGGCTGAAGTGACACCGCCACCAGTACCGACAAAGAACAGCGCATCAAGTAAGCCTGCTAAGAGGCGAATTACTCCTATCGCAATCAACTAA
- the LOC100842243 gene encoding uncharacterized protein LOC100842243, with translation MSEQRTATDREQHLYLLFDDWDSGFSIRKVSLSRRTGKQPLSSGSDKEGVEPVPEVFMHMRAPRGYPDLFTSAFGTMITAMDTDMDDTAEEGIPMIDVQEQALVFGPDPCNYNGFPIYFPVGDNKLFVLDMGTFDCYLRTPEDSEEPWGSYNLACPPFDRTDVSSYGVLPNGCILVSTTKSTFIFDTTKKEHVWKPYGNWVLPFTGRGHYDTSLGGFVGLSEDGYLYCSTMAASTRTGLDTGKTLHPSPDVKRTKNEVYTEGQHVSATLVHMRQGRFCLVECVSADNARTGQELKSWINEFRLPPGAAGWDFVGGGPQGGRCMYLLKTFSLIYDMKGFFLKLTDCKVRCYSLPHEARIGSVCMDPVAFWL, from the coding sequence ATGTCGGAGCAACGTACGGCAACGGATCGGGAGCAGCACCTTTACCTCTTGTTTGATGACTGGGACTCTGGATTCTCCATCCGCAAGGTGAGCTTGTCGCGCAGAACAGGCAAACAGCCCTTATCGTCTGGCTCAGACAAAGAAGGCGTTGAGCCCGTGCCTGAAGTTTTCATGCACATGCGGGCGCCGCGTGGGTATCCCGACTTGTTCACGTCAGCCTTTGGCACCATGATCACGGCGATGGATACCGACATGGATGATACAGCAGAGGAGGGCATCCCAATGATCGACGTCCAGGAACAGGCCTTAGTCTTTGGACCTGACCCCTGCAACTATAATGGTTTTCCAATCTACTTCCCCGTCGGCGACAATAAGCTATTTGTTCTGGATATGGGCACATTTGATTGCTACCTCCGGACGCCGGAAGATAGTGAAGAACCGTGGGGGTCGTATAACCTCGCTTGTCCGCCATTCGACAGGACCGATGTCTCCTCCTATGGCGTGCTACCCAATGGATGCATACTCGTCAGTACTACCAAGAGCACCTTCATCTTCGACACCACCAAGAAAGAGCATGTGTGGAAACCATACGGTAATTGGGTGTTGCCCTTCACTGGCCGTGGACACTATGACACCTCGCTGGGGGGCTTTGTCGGTCTCTCCGAAGATGGGTACCTCTACTGCAGCACCATGGCTGCCAGCACCAGGACTGGCCTCGACACTGGCAAAACATTGCACCCTTCCCCTGATGTCAAGCGCACCAAGAATGAGGTGTACACTGAGGGGCAGCATGTAAGTGCCACCCTTGTGCACATGCGCCAGGGGAGATTCTGCCTTGTGGAGTGTGTCTCCGCTGATAACGCAAGGACTGGTCAGGAGCTCAAGTCATGGATTAATGAGTTCAGGTTGCCGCCGGGGGCTGCTGGGTGGGATTTTGTGGGAGGCGGGCCCCAAGGCGGCCGCTGTATGTATCTTCTGAAGACCTTCTCTCTCATTTATGACATGAAAGGATTCTTTTTGAAGCTTACAGACTGCAAGGTTCGTTGCTACAGCCTGCCTCATGAAGCAAGGATTGGTTCCGTCTGTATGGATCCAGTGGCATTTTGGCTGTGA